In the Salmo trutta chromosome 13, fSalTru1.1, whole genome shotgun sequence genome, ccgcacattgactctgtaaaggtacccacctgtatatagtctcgctattgttattttactgctgctctttaattacctgTTACTTTTATTACTTAGCCCTATTTTTTTTCAACTGCGTTGTTgagttaggggctcgtaagtaagcttttcactgtaagggctacacctgttgtatgtgactaatacaatttgattgaataTTCACTAGAACTAGGTAATGATTTTATATGACCCTGGGTAGCCTATATAACAACTTCCTCTCAATAGATATGCAGCAGCCTTTGTAGTACTCATCGAACAGTGAATAGATTTgggatttacatttttttacagacCATCTCTATATTTATGGGTTTGATGACAACACAACAGGCAACATTAGGATTTGTGTAGGCTACTGCTTTCATTCACATGTAAGTATTGCACTTTACCCTATATTGTGCTCAATTTTCAACCCTCTGCCTATCAGAAAAATAGCATTATTATGATGTTGAAATGCACTTTTATTAAAGTTGGATTTGATTAGTTGGTCAGGCATATCACAGTAAATGTAGTATATTTTAGGACATTTTCAAACCAAAAGGATTAGGTCTACTGCTGTAGGTGTGCATATTTTAGCGTCTTTCTCATTGTGATTATGGTTGTGGGCTACAGGTGTCTGTTTGTTATAGATAGACGTACACATGGAGAAGCAGACTGTGGACTTTGCCAGGGATGCTTTTCTCACAGGGAGGTCCCAACCCCTGAAGTTCAGAGTTCAACAGTTAAAGTCCCTTCAGAGGCTGATCACAGAAAGACAAGGAGAGATTGCCATAGCGCTCAAGCAGGACCTCAACAGGGTGAGAGTTTGGaagtcattgaaaaaaatatttgataaatagacatacactgagtgtacaaaataataagaacaccttcctaatattgagttgcaaggtgtcgaaagcgttccacagggatgctggcccatgttgactccaatgcttcctacagttgtgccaagttcgctcaatgtcctttgggtggtgggccattcttgatacacacgggaaactgttgagtgtgaaaaacccagcagcgttgcagttcttgaccaaaccgttgcgcctggcacctactaccataacccgttcaattgcacttaattattttgttttgcccattcaccctctgaatggcacacatacacaacccatgtctcaattgtctcaaggtttaaaaatccttctttaacctgtctccatttcctatacactgattgaagtgaatttaacaagtgacatcaataagggatcatagctttcacctggtcagtctgtcatggaaagagcaggtattcttaatattttgtacactgaaATGTATCAACAAAGGGCATATACATATACACTAAGCTTTTTAGACGTAATAAAGCCTTCGTAAATCGTTATGCATTTATAAGACCTATATAGATGCTTCACAAATCATAAAAGTAACAAAATGAATGTCTGAGTTTTCATAACTTtgagggagaaaagagggagatgCCCCTTACCATATTAGCAAAGTCCAACCACCGACTTAATTTTAATGACTAATCTAGCATGTTAAGGCACAGAGTGTGTTGATAAGTGAACAATAACGATCCATATAGCCTCGATACAGACAGACATCACTGCCCTGTCGTTTTACAGAGCCAGTATGACACAGCCCTCTCTGAGCTGATTGGTCTGGAGAATGAGATCAGCCTGGCGGTGGGGAAGCTGTCTCAGTGGGCTGCCCCTCGCCATGTGGAGAAGAACATCATGACCTTAACAGACCAGGTGTACATCCTGCCTGAACCCCTGGGAGTGGTGCTCATCATCGGGGCATGGAACTACCCCTGGGCCCTCACTCTGCAGCCCCTGATCGGGGCCATTGCAGCTGGTATATACCCCAGGCCCTAGTTGAATTAAATTCCTTCAAATGTTCCCACTACAAGCGGAGCAGAGGGtttactacaaagcaggatcaatgagttagccaccTAACGTTGATAAACAACCAGTAATAACCACTTATTTGCTGGCTCATTAATGAAGTTAAACTTAGAGatgtttttggttgttgagtcaaCTAGACCATGTCCAATTCAAGCTTATCTTTAAAATACAAGGTTATATACCAATATTTAGTCAAGTtacctggctaactcattgatcctgtaATGGATGCATATTTTGTTTTCTAACTTTCTCTCAGCAACCCTCTCACACGCTGTTCATGCTTCCTCTACAGGGAATGCAGCAGTGGTGAAACCCTCTGAGTTGAGTGAGCACTCAGCCAGTCTCCTCAAAGCACTGCTCCCTCAATATCTGGACAAGGTCTTACATTTTGCTAACCTTGTATCAGTAATAACAAAAATTCTAAATTTGTGGTTTTGGGGTAAACTATCACTTTAATGTTGGGTTATTTTCCCTGTCAGGAGTTATATCCTGTGGTGACAGGTGGAGTTCCAGAGACCCAGGAGTTGCTGAGGCAGCGATTCGACCACATCTTCTACACTGGGAACAGCACAGTGGGGAAAGTGGTGATGGAGGCCGCGGCCAAACACCTGACCCCTGTCACCCTGGAGCTAGGGGGCAAGAGCCCCTGTTACATTGACAAGGACTGTGACCTCATCGTGGCCTGCCGGTAACAGCTATTTGCTAGTTCGCACCGTTGCTCAGCAACCCATTTTATCCATAGTCACATGGCTCATATAGACATGTCTTGCTAcgtcatttgtttgtttttatagcCGAATCACATGGGGAAAGTTTTTCAACGTTGGGCAGACGTGCATCGCCCCTGACTACATCCTGTGTGAGCCCAGCATTCAGAACAAATTGGTGGAGGGCATCCGGAATACACTACAGGTCTGTTCCAGATCTGTCTTCACCCAGCAGAGTAGTCTTTTACCATGGACAATATATCAGGGTTCTATATCTGTCTATTACACTGTGTGTATGGTTTTAGACAGCATCTAATCCTCGTTTTAGACAGCATCTAATCCTCGTTTTAGACAGCATCTAATCCTCGTTTTAGACAGCATCTAATCCTCGTTTTAGACAGCATCTAATCCTTGTTTTAGACAGCATTTAATCCTTGTCTTTTGACAATTCCAGGAGTTCTACGGCCCGGACCCCAAATCTTCCCCAGACTACGGTCGCATCATCAACCTGCGCCACTTTAGTCGAGTGATGGGTCTGCTGGAGGGGTGCAGTGTGGCACTAGGGGGAGAGAGCGACCCATCACAGTGTTATATTGGTAGGGAGAATCCTTATGGGGGAGATGGTTGGCTGGACTCATGCCAAGCTTCTTTATTTATGCAATGGGTAAACAAATCCATATTGAATCAATTCTGGGATGAACTTTTGTCAGTGCTGTGATGTGCCGATGTAACTGACTGTACCGTCCCTGTGACCTTCCTGTGTGTCTGTCAATAACCTTTCCCCCATctgctcctccagctcccacagtgGTAACGGACGTGTCTCCTCACACCAGACTTATGCAGGAGGAGATCTTCGGACCTCTGTTGCCGATAGTGACTGTTGGTGATGTGGGTGATGCAATTCGCTTCATCAATGGGAAAGAGAAGCCCTTAGCGCTGTATGTTTTTTCCTCTGACAAGAAGGTAAGCTACTACCGTTGAAACAATAGGACTCCATATTAGGAGAGTGTGGAGGATCACACAGACTATATTATTCTTGTTTCTATTTTTGCCAATGAGGTGATAAAGCGAATGATTGCTGAGACCAGCAGCGGCGGGGTGGTAGTCAATGATGTCATAATGCACTACGTGCTCAACTCCCTTCCTTTTGGCGGCGTAGGTAAGACCGATAACCAACTCAAGTATTTTAATAGTTTTGGCCAGCACATTGGTGAATTTTCCTAGTCTAATATCCTATCTTATAATGACCTCACTTGCTGCTCTCTGAACTCTGACCCCCTACAGGTCAAAGTGGAATGGGCAGGTACCACGGGAAACACACCTTCGACCAGCTCAGCCACCACCGTGCGTGCCTGATCAAGTCCTTGGGCATGGAATGCATTAACATGGCCAGGTACCCACCCCA is a window encoding:
- the LOC115205493 gene encoding aldehyde dehydrogenase, dimeric NADP-preferring-like isoform X2, encoding MEKQTVDFARDAFLTGRSQPLKFRVQQLKSLQRLITERQGEIAIALKQDLNRSQYDTALSELIGLENEISLAVGKLSQWAAPRHVEKNIMTLTDQVYILPEPLGVVLIIGAWNYPWALTLQPLIGAIAAGNAAVVKPSELSEHSASLLKALLPQYLDKELYPVVTGGVPETQELLRQRFDHIFYTGNSTVGKVVMEAAAKHLTPVTLELGGKSPCYIDKDCDLIVACRRITWGKFFNVGQTCIAPDYILCEPSIQNKLVEGIRNTLQEFYGPDPKSSPDYGRIINLRHFSRVMGLLEGCSVALGGESDPSQCYIAPTVVTDVSPHTRLMQEEIFGPLLPIVTVGDVGDAIRFINGKEKPLALYVFSSDKKVIKRMIAETSSGGVVVNDVIMHYVLNSLPFGGVGQSGMGRYHGKHTFDQLSHHRACLIKSLGMECINMARYPPQDRSRARRARQAMRSSLCDQSKSTFVWAVLATILACCLLVALIVILVMGAR
- the LOC115205493 gene encoding aldehyde dehydrogenase, dimeric NADP-preferring-like isoform X1; the encoded protein is MNQNEMYCQQICNGMSWTSRRLLKAASPGNLLFQCHHFVGIDVHMEKQTVDFARDAFLTGRSQPLKFRVQQLKSLQRLITERQGEIAIALKQDLNRSQYDTALSELIGLENEISLAVGKLSQWAAPRHVEKNIMTLTDQVYILPEPLGVVLIIGAWNYPWALTLQPLIGAIAAGNAAVVKPSELSEHSASLLKALLPQYLDKELYPVVTGGVPETQELLRQRFDHIFYTGNSTVGKVVMEAAAKHLTPVTLELGGKSPCYIDKDCDLIVACRRITWGKFFNVGQTCIAPDYILCEPSIQNKLVEGIRNTLQEFYGPDPKSSPDYGRIINLRHFSRVMGLLEGCSVALGGESDPSQCYIAPTVVTDVSPHTRLMQEEIFGPLLPIVTVGDVGDAIRFINGKEKPLALYVFSSDKKVIKRMIAETSSGGVVVNDVIMHYVLNSLPFGGVGQSGMGRYHGKHTFDQLSHHRACLIKSLGMECINMARYPPQDRSRARRARQAMRSSLCDQSKSTFVWAVLATILACCLLVALIVILVMGAR
- the LOC115205493 gene encoding fatty aldehyde dehydrogenase-like isoform X3, whose protein sequence is MTLTDQVYILPEPLGVVLIIGAWNYPWALTLQPLIGAIAAGNAAVVKPSELSEHSASLLKALLPQYLDKELYPVVTGGVPETQELLRQRFDHIFYTGNSTVGKVVMEAAAKHLTPVTLELGGKSPCYIDKDCDLIVACRRITWGKFFNVGQTCIAPDYILCEPSIQNKLVEGIRNTLQEFYGPDPKSSPDYGRIINLRHFSRVMGLLEGCSVALGGESDPSQCYIAPTVVTDVSPHTRLMQEEIFGPLLPIVTVGDVGDAIRFINGKEKPLALYVFSSDKKVIKRMIAETSSGGVVVNDVIMHYVLNSLPFGGVGQSGMGRYHGKHTFDQLSHHRACLIKSLGMECINMARYPPQDRSRARRARQAMRSSLCDQSKSTFVWAVLATILACCLLVALIVILVMGAR